The segment CGTTCAATCCAGGACGAAATAATGTGCCCGAGGCCCTGAGCAGCAAACTGCTGCGCCAGGCCGGAGATACCTCCAGTCTGTTGATTCGAGAGCATGGAGAGAGCTGCCGAAGCTAAAGAAGATTGGAATCGCCCGAGGGCCGGAGCAGCGCCGGTAGCAGCTTTTAGCATGCTGTAAACAAGTTCATACCTTCTCCTTGAACAGACCAGAAGGCGCATGAAACCGGCTTCCTCACTTCTGCTTTGCGATCACCATCGAAGAGATTTTTTTGTACGTGGCCTGCGGAATCACCTTTTTCTTTACCAAATCGGTCTTGGCCTTGTAGGGACGATTGTCGATAATTTTTTGCGAATAGACGTCGCCTATTCCCGGAAGTACAGAGAGCTGTTCCTTTGTGGCCGAATTCAAATCAACCAGCTCTTTCGCCGAACTGGCCGGCGCGGTCTCCGTACTGGCCTTCTTATTCGCGGTTTTTGCTTTAGTCTGCGCCGTTGCTGGTCCTGCTGCCAGGAACAGTGAGCAGAGTGCGATCATGAGGATTGAGAATAATCCGGGGCGTTTCATCTTGGTCCCTCCTAGCGCTTTGCTTCCTTGTAGCCGGCCTTTATGGCATCGGCTTCGGTCATGAACTTGCCATTTTTCGTCTTGCCATACCATCGACCGCTCTTGTGGTACACGCCGCTGTCCGTATTCACCCATACCATTCCGGGCTGCGGAGGCGCCTGAGCGGCAGCTGTAGTTGTCGTCGACTTTGTACTTGCCGCGCTGCTGGATTTGGTTGCAGCAGCCGAAGGAGAGGATGGATTTCCCGAAGTTGCACTTAGAGATTGCGGCGCTGAAGGAGCGGACACAGGCGCGGCTGCTTGGGTACTAGCTGTGTCGCTCGTTCCCCTGGACTTTCTGGATTTCTTCGTGGCCGTCTGCTGTTCAGTTGTGCTAGTAGTGCTCGTAGTGGCCCCGGAGTTTGAGTTGTCCGCTGTCTTGGATTTCCTGGACTTCTTCGTAGTCTGCTGATCGTTAGTAGCGCTGCTGGCACTGGTGCTCGGTGAGTTCGAGTCGTCTGCAGTCTTGGATTTCTTCGATTTCTTGCTTGTCTTCTGGTCTGCAGCGCTAGCGTCAGCGGTTGTCGTGGATGAATCGGCAGCCTTTGCCTTCTTCGACTTCTTTGACTTCGTGGTTTTACTATCGTCAGTGCTGGAGCTAGTTGCGGCGCTCTGAGTAGTGTCGCTGGGCGAAGGTGTCGCCGGCCCGTCCGCCTTCTCCTTCGAAGCAGCGAAGGCTGGGGTAAACGCGAGACCAAGCACCAAGGTCAGGATTGCTCTGAAAGATGCATGGCGGACTCCTCGAAATATCATAGATCTCTCCTATTCAAGACGCTACGCGATGGAAGTTCAGCTTCACTTTAGGCTGATTTCTTGGAAAAGAACCGCACAATCGACGTGAGGATCACGGCTCCGAGAATGGCGATGATAATGGTATAGATCATGCCGCCCTCCCCCTTGAACCCCAGCGTACGCATGATAAAGCCACCGAGAATCGCGCCGGCGATGCCGATCACGATATCCATGAGGGTTCCGTAACCTTCGCCCTTCATGATCTTGCCAGTAGCCCATCCCGCGATCAGACCCACGATTATCCACCAAAGGACATGCATGCGTGTATGTTCGCCTTTCTCGTCAATTGTGACCACTGTCGGGCGTTACAAGCGCTAGTGCGCGAGCGATAACCCTACAAATCGCGTGCACTTTGTAGCACGTGAACACCTGTGGCGCAAGAAGGAATCCACACAAGTTATGCGGCGAGACCGCGAAAGCTGGCGAAAGATTAGTCGATTGGAATTCGGCATAGACTCGCCTCCATGTGACTTATGGACCTACGCCGCTCCAAACACACTCTTCGCAGTCGCGCCCGCATTGGAGTTTCGCGACAGCTTTGGCCGTAGATGAAAGTATCCTAGCTGACCTACTGCTCCACGCCGCAGCTCTCCGCATAAGCTTTTGCGCATTTCATAACGTTTTGATGGCCAGACCGGTCAGGCTGTTCGTATGAATTCGGGAGTGTCGCTACTATGAAGAAGAGCAACGGCAGGAATCGCACCGTGGTGATTACGGGAGCGTCGTCTGGGTTTGGACGCGGCATAGCCGAGCGCTTTGCCAAAGACGGCATGAATCTCGTGCTCGCGTCGCGGCGTGAAGGACGGGTGGAGGAACTAGCGCGAAAGTGCGAAAAGCACGGTGCGCGAGCTCTGGCCGTAAAGACGGACGTGAGCCTCCGCGAACAAGTCGAGGAGTTGGCTCAAAGAGCCAGATCTCATTTCGGAAGGATTGATATCTGGATCAATAACGCCGGGGTGGGAACGTTTGGCCGTTTCACAGATACCCCCATTTGCAGAACATGAACAAGTTATACGAACGAATCTGCTTGGTGCAATCTACGGCTCCTGGATGGCGATGAGGGAATTTCA is part of the Acidobacteriota bacterium genome and harbors:
- a CDS encoding GlsB/YeaQ/YmgE family stress response membrane protein, which translates into the protein MHVLWWIIVGLIAGWATGKIMKGEGYGTLMDIVIGIAGAILGGFIMRTLGFKGEGGMIYTIIIAILGAVILTSIVRFFSKKSA